From Rhodohalobacter mucosus:
GTTTGATGATCAATCGCGCTTTCTGCACACTGAGGGGCAATACGATTTCAAGAATGAGATCAAGTTTATGGATCTGCAGGCCGGCCTCAGCTTCCGTCAGTATCAGCTTCGTTCAAACGGAACCATTTTTGCAGATGCAGACGGCGGTGTAAATATCAATGAGTACGGCGGATACCTTCAGGGAGCCAAATCATTTATTGATGACAGGCTGCGGCTGACCGGTTCTGTACGATATGATAAAAACGAGAATTTCGACGGACAGTTTAACCCGCGGATTGCCTCGGTAATCCGGATTGCCGATAATCAGAATATCCGTGCGTCTTATCAGACCGGTTTCAGAAACCCCACCACACAGGGCCAGTATATAGACCTGAATGTACTTACTGCACGACTGCTTGGCGGCTTGCCTGAGATCGTTGCGCCTTATGATGTGACGACCAACTCGTTCCGTCTCGATTCTGTGGAGCGTTTCACAAACGAGCTGCTTGCAGGCAATCCGAATGCTGCGGCGGAACTGGTACCCTACACCAATTTCGAAAAAGTAAAACCTGAGCAGATTCAAAGCTACGAAGTGGGATACAAGGGACTGATTGGTAACAAGCTTCTGATCGACACCGCGTTTTACTACAATGTGTACGATGATTTTATTGCACAGTTCAGGGTGAGGAAAGCAGCAGGTGCATTCACCGGAAACCCGGCGAACGATCAGGCGGTAGCTGCATCGCTTCTTTCGGGAGATGCATCGAATACATTTCAGCTGTACACCAACCTGGATGAGACGGTGAAGTCGCGCGGTGCTGTTTTCGGATTTGATTACAGCCTGCCCGCCAGCTTTCTGCTAACGGCAAACTACAACTGGAATGAGCTTATCACAAACCAGGAAGACAGCTTCATTTTTGATTTCAATACTCCCGAGCATAAAGTGAATGTTTCGTTCGGTAACCGCAGGATAACCGATCAGATTGGTTTCAACCTCACATGGAGATGGCAGGATGAGTTTGACTGGACATCCTCTTTTGCCAATGGCACCGTGCCCTCTGTTTCAACCTTCGATGCGCAGGTAAGCTATCGGGTTCCCGATCTGCGATCCGTTGTTAAAGTGGGCGGGTCAAATATTTTCAACAACCGCCATTTTCTGAACTACGGCGGACCGAATCTGGGAGCGATTTACTACGTATCCTTAACGTTCGATCAGTTCCTGAATTAAGGAAATCCGGCATATAATCCTCAAAAAAAAGAGGCCTTCGGGCCTCTTTTTTTATACTTACAGATGTGTGTTGTATCTGCTTTGTCTGGACAGGGGATAGATTTTACATCTGAAACGTATTAAGCCCGATATTCCGCATATGTTGGAATCCGGTCAGCCCCAAATCCCGGCCTGACTGATTGATTTGCGAACCGGCAGTTATACGTTCCTGCCCGTCAGCTCATAACCTTCATTTCGCCACCCGGCAAGTCCGGCATCAAAATCACGCACGTCCGTAAAATTCAGATCCATCAATTTTCCTGCGAGTTCGGGTGATGCGGTGCAGTCGCTGTTTGCACAGTAAACTACAATCGGCTGCTCCTTGTCGGGTACAACGGCGTTAATCAGGTTGGCCTTGTCGGAGGGGATATTAATGGAGCCGGGTATTCGCCTGGCCATATACGCCTCTTCATCAAGCGCATTAATCAGTACGGGCCTTTTATTGCTGTTCAGCTCCTGATTCAAATTTTCTGCGTTAATTTCTCTGATCTTGGTTTCTGTTTCCATAATGATCTGCGTCACTTGAGTTTATCTCTCTGGTGTACTGTCATAACATTTGATATCCGGCAGTAATTCCGGGTTAAATCCTGTGACTATCGGGAATCAATACGGCTTAAAGAGATACTGGATTTGCAAGACTCTCTAAGCCCCTTTTCAGGCAGCTGCTAAGTATTGGAATCTCTAAAGGGTTCTTCACACCCTTAAGCAAGCTTCAACTTGTTGTAAACGGGTTCGGAAAGTCCGGTGAGATCATCTGTGGTCCTCCGATACGCCATCCTTTGTAATAATACCCTCAACGCCTTTTTCTCTGGCTTCCTCCCGGATTGTTTTTTCTGCATCGGGGCCACAGTTAAAATTTCAGTACCGCAGTGAGTTATGAAGGCCTTCGGTAAATCAAATTTTTAAACCAGGTGTGCCGGGTCCACGCGGGCGTGTGTTTCGATCAGATGATTATCCATTTGCAAACAAAGGCTTCAAAGAGAATTCCATTTACGGTGAAAGGTGCCCGGGGGGTGAGGTTATGAAACCTCGTCAAAGCTGAGTTCTGCTTCAGTAGCACCCCAGCCGCCACCCGATTCACCTGCCAGACGGTATCCTTTCACGTGCGGATTCCGTTCGAGCAGAGAGTGAACGCTTCTTCTGAGAGCTCCGGTGCCTTTGCCGTGGATGATTCTGATTTCGGTAATACTCTCTTTCAGACAGGCGTAAATAAATTCATCAATCAGTGTGGAGAGATCTGAAGGAGCGAAGGTATGAAGATCGAGAACGCCATTGATCGGTACTTTATGAGGTTCATCCTGCTGCGTCATGATCGGGTTGTTGGGTTGACTATTGAACTCAAATGGACGCAAAGTTTTTATGAGCCATACTCTGCCATATGAAGATCCCTCCGCGCGGGCTATCAGGATTATCGGATTATCGAGATCCCGGCCATATCCCGGCAGTTCGCCAAGTGACCTGATTCACCAGAACGAAGAGCAAATGGCCGGAGCCGGCTTCAGGGGTTCATTTACAAATCCACGTTATAGTCAACAAATACCCGCTGTTCGGCAACCTCTTCTATAAAGTCTATTGCTTTTTTATGATGCGGATCCCGCGTATACATTTTGAAGTCGAGTTCCGTTTCAAAGTCACAGATCAAAACAACGTCCAGGGCCTCTTTTTCGTCCGGGTTGATCTGAATACCCACTTCAACAGCCTTAATCTCATCGATATTGGTTCTGAGGCCTTCCAGGATCAGTTTTAGCTTTTCGGCATTCTTCTCCTTTGAAGCACCGCCGGCTTTATCCTTAAGTTTCCACATTACTATATGGCGTATCATAACGGTTCCTTTTGGTTTTGATGAAGGGGGATTAACGACGTACTGCAAACTGCCAGTCATCGGGGTCAACCCGGTTCTGAGCATCTCTGAGCACATCTGTAGAATACACACCGACGGCCCAAAGGAAAAAACGGGCATTATCAGGTTGATTGTCAACAGCCCAATCGTACATTAAGAGGTAGCCTCTTGCAACCTCTTCGAGCTGTTGGGAGGTCAGATTCTCCGGATTGGAAATGAAAGGTACGGATAGTTCTGCATTTGCAGGAATTAAATTCGGATTATTGGTTATACCCGAATTAAGATTATAAATAACAGGCCAGTAGTAGGGGTTGCTCATCCGGACTTCAGAAATGGACCATAGCGACTCACCGCGGTTTACTGTATAGGGGGATGTGTTAAATGCCGTTTCACCGTCAATTCCGGGTTCAGCGTCAGATTCCTGCTGATCCTGACTTTCCGTACCGACAGCATCCTCAGCTTCAGTATCCGCAGGCTCGGGTTCATCGGCAGCTTGTGCCTGCTCTTCCATTTCCGATTCCGTCTCCGTCTGTAGGTCAGATACAGGTTCCTGATCTGTTTCAGGTTCAGGGTCGGGCTCAGAATCAAGCATCTGTTCCTGTTGTTGTTCCGTTGTTATTCCGGGAGATTCAGTATCCTGGGGCTGTTGAATGAAGTAGAGCAGAGCGGCAAAGGCCAGGATTACTATAATGACTGCAGCAGCTGCATACGACCAGTTTACTCGAGATTTTTTATCAAATTTTTTAACCGGCCTGCCTGCTTTCCGCGGTTGGGAAGGGGTTGCTGTAGAAACAGGGATGGCCCGGGGTTCCTTTTCGGCCTCAACGGGTTCGGGAATACTGAAAAGAGATTCCGGAATTACCTCACCCGAACGATCGGGAGCATAAAGAAGCCCTTCATAATTGCTCTCTTCTTCAGCAATTATCTTCTCTTCATCCCCGCCGTCTTCCTCATCCTCACCTTCATCTCTGTGAACTTGTTCCGAGCTGTCCGGAACGGGACGTTCAATAAGCAGATGGTCACCGTTATCTTCCTCTTCCGGTTCTTCGAGGGGACCCAGAGGTATTGGGGTTTCAATTTTTGATTCAGCCGGTTCTTTCTTTTCCTTTTCCTGCTTTTCAGGGGAGTGCGGCTTCTCTGCGGCCTGTTCCTTTTCCTTCTTTGGTTCAGACTCGGCTTCGCTATCGTCGCTTTCATCTTGCAGTATCTGCGACTCCATTTTGGAATAGGGGCGGTTTACATCTTCACGAAGTGCTTTGTAAGGTTTGAAGTAGACCTTGTTCTGACCGGGAATCGTTATCGGTTCTCCGGTTTGCGGATTTCTGCCCTGACGCTCCTTCATCCATCTCAGCTCAAATTTACCGAAACCTGAAATGCTGACCGAACCGGATTCGCGAAGGCCGTTTTCAATGACCCCCACCAGCTCACTGACAAAACTGTTGGTGGAGTTCTGACTCTGCTTAGACTGCTCTGCAATCAGTTCAACAAGTTCCCTGAAGGTAATTTTTTCACTCATCCTCGCGGCCTGTAAACTTTAGTTCGTCCTTGAGTCCGCTGGCCGGTGTAAATTCCACAACCCGTTTGGGCGGGATCAGCATATACTTGTCGTAATGCGGGTTATACACTTTTTTTACATCATTTACTTTCACGCTGAAGGTGCCAAGATCGGGAATAGACACACCATTACCCTTGCTTAACTGATCGGAAAGTACTGAGAAAACATCCTCTGCAAGCTCTTTGGCCTGTTTATTCGAATTCCCCGTAGCCTCCGCAAGCCGGCTGATGAAGTCACTGTAATTCATGAAGTAGATGATTTCCTGATTAGATGAATAAACGAAAAAAAAGCCTAAAAATCCTAACAGACCCTGTTAACGCCATTAAATTGATGGAATCGTATGGGATAATAATGACCAAGCGGTGCATATGAACGATATTACCCCGTATAACCTTTTATCGTACAAAGGGATAACCAAATAAAACGATATGGGCAGCACAAGAAATGTAACTCAAAAACTAATTGAATCACATCTGGTAGACGGTGAAATGAATCCCGGGGCAGAGATTGGTCTCAAAATTGATCAAACCCTGACACAGGATGCCACCGGAACCATGGTGATGCTTGAACTTGAGGCCATGGGGCTCGACAAGGCAAAGACCGACCTTTCCTGCCAGTATGTGGATCACAATCTGCTGCAGACAGACTTCAAAAATCCCGACGACCATGTTTTCCTGAAATCAGCTGCCGACCGTTTTGGCATCTGGTACAGCCGGCCGGGAAACGGAGTGAGTCATCCGGTTCATACAGAGCATTTTGCCATACCGGGTAAAACCATGGCCGGTTCCGACAGTCATACGCCTGCATCAGGATGTATGGGAATGCTGGCCCTGGGTGCTGGCGGACTCGATGTGGCTTTCTCCATAGCGGGCGAGCCAATGTATCTGAAGATGCCGAAGGTACTGGGAGTAAAACTGACGGGCAAAATGCCCGACTGGGTCAGCGCCAAAGATGTGGTGCTTGAGATGCTGAGGCGGTACGACGTGAAGGGTGCACGTGGGTATGTAATTGAATATTACGGCCCGGGACTGAAAGAGCTGGATACCATGGACCGTCACGTTATTGCCAATATGGGAACCGAGATGGGAGCAACGTCCACGGTATTTCCATCTGATGAGGAAGTGCGGCGATTTATGAAACAGAACAATCGCGAAGATGAATGGATTGAACTGAAAGCCGACGACGGGGCAGAATACGACAAAGATGAAGAGATCGTGCTTGATGATATTGTTCCGATGATCGCACTGCCGAGCAGCCCCGGAAATGTTGTACCGGTAAGCGAAGTGGAGGGCAGGGAGATCTATCAGTCGTACATCGGGTCATCGGCCAATCCCGGATACAGGGATTTCTGGATTGCCTCGGAAATTGTTAAGAATCGCCGTGTGCATGAAGACGTCAGCTTTGACGTGAACCCAACATCGCGCCAGATTATTGAGAATATGGTGAAAAACGGTGCAATGCTATATCTGGTGCAATCAGGAGCACGTATCCACCAGGCCGGCTGCAACGGATGCATCGGGATGGGACAGGCACCGGCAACCGGGCGGAACAGCCTGCGAACCGTACCCCGAAATTTTCCTTCACGTTCCGGAACCTCAGAAGATTGCGTTTACCTTTGCAGTCCGGAAACCGCAGCAGCCTCTGCGCTGACCGGCAAAATTACCGATCCCCGTAATTTGGAAGATCTGTTCGGTTTAACCTATCCGGAGTACCATGAACCGGAGGACTATATCATTAACAAAGAGATGCTGATTGCACCATCGGAAAACGGAGAGGAAAAAGAGCTGGTGAAAGGGCCCAATATTTCCACCATGCCCGATTTTGATAAAATCAGCGATTTTAATGTACCCGTACTCTTAAAAATGGGCGATGACATTTCTACGGATGAAATTCTAAAAGCGGGTGCCGAAGTGCTTCCCTACCGAAGCAACATACCGGAAATCAGCAAATTTTCGTTCACGGTTGTGGATGATACGTTTTACGACAGGGCCATGGAAGCAAAAGAGGAGCATGGCGGACACATTGTAGTGGCAGGTTCCAACTATGCACAGGGCTCAAGCCGTGAGCACGCAGCCATTGCGCCCCGATACCTGGGTCAAAAGGCAGTAATTGCTAAAAATTACGCCCGTATAGGCTGGCAAAACCTTGCTAATTTTGGAATTGCTCCCCTTGAGTTTACTGACGAATCCGATTACGATGCCATTGACAAGGGAGATTTAATCAGGATCGAGAACCTGCGCGAGCAGCTCAAAAGCGGCGATACGGTTCAGGTCAAAAACGAAACCAAAGACACTGAGCTTACGGTGAAGCATACCCTTAGCGGACGCCAGCTTGAAGCACTACTGGCGGGCAGTGTTATAAACCTGTACAAAGAGCAAAATTAGCGGCTCTTGCAACAGATGTGTGGATTTGAGACGGCCTGTGGTCAACGAGTGATCTGTGAAGCTTGCAGCCGGGCAGAAAAGGCAAAAGGCAGAAGGGAAACGTCAAACGTCAAACGTGAGACGTGAGAAGGGAAATTTCGACTGGTCCCGAATTCTCGGGAGCAATATTCGATTTGTGATTTCAGAAAAATTTCCCATCCTGCCCGTTGTAGCTTGTAGCCTGTAGCCTGTAGCCTGTAGCCTGTAGCCTGTAGCCTGTAGCCTGTAGCCTGTAGCCTGTAGCCTGTAGCCTGTAGCCCGCTCCGCTCAGCAGCGCAGATCTCGCCTATTATGATATTGAAGCAGGATCCCGTAAATTTATATGCTATAGAATTTTATAAAATCGACCCATTTCAACCAGATGAGCAAGGACAAGAATATATTGGATACACTTGATTTAAATCATTCTGAGGCTGAAGAGATCGGGGATAATCATCTCTCGACCTCCGTTCAAACTCCATTGAGAAAAGATGCATTTGAGCTGACGGACAGTGAAAAGATTGAAGTCATAGAAAAGCATTTCGCTGAAATTATGCACGCTCTCGGTCTCGATCTGACCGACGAAAGCCTGAGCGGCACTCCCCGCCGGGTAGCCAAGATGTATGTGAAGGAGATTTTTCAGGGCCTGAACCCCGTAAACCGCCCCGATACCAGAAAGTTCGGTAATAAGTATGAATATGGTGACATGGTTGTTGTAAAGAACATCAACGTCACCTCGTTTTGCGAACATCATTTTCTGCCCTTTATCGGGAAAGCGCACGTAGCATATTTCAGCAGCGGTAAAGTGATCGGCCTCTCAAAAATTAACCGGATGGTGGATTACTACGCCCGCCGTCCCCAAGTTCAGGAACGGCTGACGCTTCAAATTGCAGAAGAGCTTCAGGAATCACTCGAGACGGATGATGTGGCCGTATTTATTGAGAGCAAACATTTTTGTGTATCCACGCGCGGCATTCAGGACAGGGAAAGCAGCACCGTAACAACGGAATACCGCGGCCGTTTTAAGGAAAAAGAGATTCAGCAGCGCTTTATCGATTATATGAAGGCGGAGATGATGGTTTAAGGATTCAGGCCTCTTTGTGATTTTAGTGTTCTCTATTGAGTTGCCGGTTGCGGGTTGCCGGTTACGGTCACTCCCGAAATAACGTGACCAGTTAACCATTCATAAAAACATAGAGAAAAATGGCTAAAACATATAGAGAACTGGATATTTATAGGGTTTCATTTGACCTTTTTATTGAGACGCACAGATTTACGTTGAAACTTCCCAAATATGAGCTTTATGAATTGGGTAGTCAGTTGAGAAGGTCATCAGATTCAGTTAATACCAATATTGTTGAAGGATACGGCAGAAAACGATACAAGAAAGATTTTGTAAAGTTTTTAACCTACTCTCACGCAAGTAACGATGAAACGGTGAATCATTTAAGAAAACTGTTAATTCTTTATCCAGAATTAAACAATGAAATCAGAGCACTGTGTCAAAAATACGATCAGTTGGGCGGAAGGATTTACGCATTCACCGATTATGTGGAGAAAAACTGGCGAACAAAATAACTTCTACAGGCATTAAAAATTTGTCAAGTGATTATTGGTCCCGATGTCCGAGATTTACTATCAACTGTTAACTGGTAACCGGCAACTGTCAACCGGCAACCGACAACTAACCACGCACAACCCACAACCCACAATAACCAACATGCAGCAAGCGGAGCAATCCAAACTACACCTTTACAACAGCCTGACGCGCAAAAAAGAAAAATTTGAGCCGATCAATGCGCCTTTTGTTGGAATGTACGTTTGCGGGCCAACTGTGTACGGTGAGCCTCATTTGGGTCACGCACGGGCCGCTATAACTTTCGACATTGTATTCAGATATCTGAAACACCTGGGATATAAAGTGCGGTATGTAAGGAATATCACGGATGTCGGGCATCTTGAAGATGAGGAGACAGAGCAGGGTGAGGATAAAATAGCCAAAAAGGCACGCATCGAGCAGCTTGAGCCGATGGAGATTGTACAGACCTACACCATACGGTATCACCGCGGTATGGATGCGCTGAACTGCCTGCGTCCGAGTATCGAACCAACGGCTTCCGGTCACATTATAGAACAGATTGGGCTGATTGAAGAGATCCTGGAAAACGGACTGGCGTATGAGGTGAACGGGAATGTCTATTTCGATCTTGAGAAATACAGGGAGACAAACGACTACGGCACGCTGTCGGGCAAGGTACTTGAAGACCTCCAGTCGGGCAGCCGCGATACGGAAGGAATGGAGGAGAAGAAGAGTCCGCACGATTTTGCACTTTGGAAAAAAGCGTCTCCTTCGCACATTATGCGCTGGCCATCGCCCTGGAGTGAAGGATTTCCGGGATGGCATCTTGAGTGCACCACGATGAGCACAAAGTACCTCGGCGATACGTTCGATATTCATGGCGGCGGACTGGATCTGCAGTTTCCACACCATGAGGCTGAAATCGCTCAAAGCCGCGGAGCGCGCGGATGCGACCCGGCCCGATACTGGCTCCATAACAATATGGTGACTATCGACGGGGCCAAGATGAGCAAAAGCGCAGGGAACTTTATCACGCTTAGTCAGCTGTTTAAGGGAGAGCACGACCTTCTTGAAAAGGGATTCGACCCCATGGTGGTGCGGTTTCTTATGCTCCAGTCGCATTACAGAAGTAAAATTGATTTCTCCAACGATGCCCTGCTGGCCGCTGAAAAAGGCTACAAGCGGCTTATGAACGCTTCCGATGTGCTGCACTCTATGGATACGGGCACGTTCAAAAAGGAGGGAGAAGGAAGCGGGGATACTGAGATCCTCGAGCAGTGCAGATTGTGCCACGAAACAATGAATGATGATTTTAACACAGCGCAAACGCTCGCTTCGCTCTTCGAACTTGCATCCAAAATCAATGCAATTCAGCATGCGCAGCTGGATGCAGACAATGTGTCGCTGCAGGCTTTCACAACCCTATCCAAAACGTTTGATGATTTTGTATTCGACATTTTCGGACTGAAAGAGACCGATTCCGGGAAAAACGGCAAGACGGAAGAGCTGGTAAAGCTTCTCATTCAGATCCGTGCTGAAGCGAGGGAGAGGAAAGATTTTGCCACCTCCGATAAAATTCGTGACGACCTGCAGAAAATCGGCATTCAGCTGAAGGATGACAAGTCGGGCGAAACCACATTCACGATCAACTGATTTCAGATATAATTATTTCCAAAAGCCGGGCAGAATGGTTGTTAGGCATCTAAAACAAATATTGAGCTGGATGATTATCCTGCCGGTTCGCGGGTATCAGCTTATCCTGTCTCCCTGGCTGGGGCCATCATGCCGACATTCCCCATCCTGTTCGGTCTACATGATAGGGGCTGTGAAAGAGTGGGGACCGCTTAAAGGATTCTGGCTCGGTTTAAAGCGAATTGGAAGATGTCACCCATGGGGAACGTCAGGTTATGATCCTGTACCCCGGTCCGGGTCAGGTGATGGTGATCAGGCACCGGATTGAGTGGGTTGCCGATAGCCGGACGTTCAAAAATAATTGACCTGCCGCAGCGCTACTGCAAATTCTGCTTGCGCTCAAGGAAACTCAAAAAATGTTCGGTTACGGGGTTTACCTCACGCCCTTTGCGATAGATGGCGTGCCAGTGTGTGTTCACCGGTAGTCCGCTGATATCCAGTACGCTTATCTTCTCAAGACGGCGTTCGGAAGTCAGGCTTAGCTCCGATACCAGTGAGACGCCAATTCCGGCCATAATGGCCTGCTTTACCGCTTCGTTTGTGCCCAGTTCCATGCCGATCCTTGGCTGCAAACCCGCCTCAGATAAAAGCTTTTCCATTACCATGCGCGTACCCGATCCCTGCTCCCTGATGATGAATGTCTCGTCTTGAAGTTCTTTCAGGCTTCCTATTTGTTTGTTTGCCAACGGATGGGAAGGATGTGCAGCAAACACAAGAGGGTTTTTAAGAAACGGAATGGATTCAAGGTTGTCGCGGTCGGGTACCTGTGTGAGAATCGCAAGGCTGTAATCCTGATTTGTTATATGATTGATTACTTCAAAGCGGTTGGTGACTTTCAGCGATATCTCAACTTCTTCAAACTCCTTCTGAAATTCCCCCAAAAGATAGGGCATCACGTACATGGCCGTTGAAGCGGCGGAAATTGACAGTGTTCCTTTCAGGCCTCCCTTGATTTGTGAAAGAGTGGAGTCGAACGTATTCATCCGGTTCATAAAGGAGAGATAGAGCTGATAGAGCTCTTCGCCTGCATCAGTTAGCCTGAACTGTTTGCCGCGGTTTTCATAAAGATCCATGCCGATGTGCTGCTGCAGCTGTTTCATTTGGATGGAGACTGCAGGCTGGGTCATATGAAGCTTCCTGGCGGCACCCGTAATACTGCGCTCCATCACTACTGCGCCAAAAATCTGTAGCTGATGAATTGTAAAATCCATTGCATAAATAATGGTTTATATATCCGATTAATATAATTAATTATTATTTATGATGAGTAAAGGATATCATTGCGCGACCCAAAAAACTAAATCTCTTTACAACCGGATGAAAAGCAATACAACAATCACAGTTGCATACGGCGACGGAATCGGACCCGAAATTATGACCGCAACCCTGAATATTCTGAATGCCGCAGGTGCAAACCTTACCTACGACGTCATTGAAATAGGGGAAAAGGTATACCGGAGAGGGATCAAATCAGGAATTGAACCATCGGCATGGGATCCGATCCGAAAAAACCGGGTCCTCCTGAAAGCACCGATTACAACCCCTCAGGGCGGAGGCGTAAAAAGCCTGAATGTAACCATGAGAAAAACCCTGGGCCTCTATGCCAACGTGAGGCCGTGCAGATCGTATGCACCTTTTGTGAGGACCAAACATCCTGGTATGGATGTTGTGATCGTAAGGGAAAATGAAGAGGATACCTATGGCGGGATAGAACATCGCCAGACATATGATGTATTTCAGTGCCTGAAGCTGATCACCATGCCGGGTACCGAAAAGATTGTTCGATACGCTTTTGAATATGCCCGGCGCAATGACCGGAAAAAATTAACCTGTTTCACCAAAGACAATATCATGAAACTGACCGACGGTCTTTTTCACGATATGTTCAAGCAGGTGGGAGCTGAGTATCCGGAAATCGAATCCGAGAACATGATTGTGGACATTGGTGCGGCACGGCTGGCAGATACTCCCGAAAGGTTTGACGTCGTGGTGATGCCCAACCTGTATGGGGATATTATCAGCGACATTGCAGCCCAGATTGCAGGTTCCGTCGGACTTGCAGGTTCTGCAAACATTGGTGAACAGTGTGCCATGTTCGAAGCCATTCATGGGTCTGCACCTGATATTGCAGGGCAGAATATTGCGAACCCGTCCGGATTGCTGATGGCCTCCGTCATGATGCTCATTCACCTGGGGGATACCGAAACGGCTGAAACCATTCAAAATGCGTGGCTTAAAACACTCGAAGAGGGGCTGCATACGGCCGATATTTATGACAAAAAGATCTCAGATAAGCTGCTGACAACCGATGAGTTCGAAAAAGCCGTAATTGAAAGGCTTGGCAAGGAGCCTGAGGCACTCCGTCCCGTGCATTATCCTGAAAGTGATGAACCGCTCAATGTTCAGCTGACTTTTAGCCGGGGTGAGAACCAGCCCTCTAAAAACGTTGAAAGAAAGCTGAAAGGCGTGGATTTGTTTGCCTGCTGGCAGCCCGGTGAGCCTGATGATCTTGCCAAGATGCTGAAAGAGGGTCTTGGATCTCTTTCAGACAAGATGGAGCTGATCATGATTACAAACAGGGGGACCAAGGTGTGGCCCGAAGGCCTTGAGGAAACGTTTTGTACAGATCACTGGAGATGCCGTTTTGTCTCTGTAAACGGCGATCTGCAGCCTTCAGACATCATTGCACTGTTGAGCGGAATGGATGAGCATAACATCGATATCGTTAAAACCGAGAACCTCTATGAGTTTGACGGACAACGCGCCTACTCTCTGGGTCAGGGTGAATAACAAAGTTTCGTGATCCCGTTGCCGGCAGGACCGGAGTGCGCGATGTAAAATGGTCTCTTATTAAGCACTTTCACATCTTTGCGACTTCAGCGTGAATCGTGCCGTATGGCAGCAATTGTCGATTCATTATTCCCTAATAAAAAAAGACTTCAGTCGTAAACTGCAGGTGACGGGGTACGACACTGCCTGCAATTCAGTATAAGTTATTG
This genomic window contains:
- a CDS encoding rhodanese-like domain-containing protein; its protein translation is METETKIREINAENLNQELNSNKRPVLINALDEEAYMARRIPGSINIPSDKANLINAVVPDKEQPIVVYCANSDCTASPELAGKLMDLNFTDVRDFDAGLAGWRNEGYELTGRNV
- a CDS encoding Smr/MutS family protein, with the translated sequence MTQQDEPHKVPINGVLDLHTFAPSDLSTLIDEFIYACLKESITEIRIIHGKGTGALRRSVHSLLERNPHVKGYRLAGESGGGWGATEAELSFDEVS
- a CDS encoding Dabb family protein codes for the protein MIRHIVMWKLKDKAGGASKEKNAEKLKLILEGLRTNIDEIKAVEVGIQINPDEKEALDVVLICDFETELDFKMYTRDPHHKKAIDFIEEVAEQRVFVDYNVDL
- a CDS encoding HU family DNA-binding protein, with translation MSEKITFRELVELIAEQSKQSQNSTNSFVSELVGVIENGLRESGSVSISGFGKFELRWMKERQGRNPQTGEPITIPGQNKVYFKPYKALREDVNRPYSKMESQILQDESDDSEAESEPKKEKEQAAEKPHSPEKQEKEKKEPAESKIETPIPLGPLEEPEEEDNGDHLLIERPVPDSSEQVHRDEGEDEEDGGDEEKIIAEEESNYEGLLYAPDRSGEVIPESLFSIPEPVEAEKEPRAIPVSTATPSQPRKAGRPVKKFDKKSRVNWSYAAAAVIIVILAFAALLYFIQQPQDTESPGITTEQQQEQMLDSEPDPEPETDQEPVSDLQTETESEMEEQAQAADEPEPADTEAEDAVGTESQDQQESDAEPGIDGETAFNTSPYTVNRGESLWSISEVRMSNPYYWPVIYNLNSGITNNPNLIPANAELSVPFISNPENLTSQQLEEVARGYLLMYDWAVDNQPDNARFFLWAVGVYSTDVLRDAQNRVDPDDWQFAVRR
- a CDS encoding HU family DNA-binding protein; its protein translation is MNYSDFISRLAEATGNSNKQAKELAEDVFSVLSDQLSKGNGVSIPDLGTFSVKVNDVKKVYNPHYDKYMLIPPKRVVEFTPASGLKDELKFTGREDE
- a CDS encoding aconitate hydratase, whose protein sequence is MGSTRNVTQKLIESHLVDGEMNPGAEIGLKIDQTLTQDATGTMVMLELEAMGLDKAKTDLSCQYVDHNLLQTDFKNPDDHVFLKSAADRFGIWYSRPGNGVSHPVHTEHFAIPGKTMAGSDSHTPASGCMGMLALGAGGLDVAFSIAGEPMYLKMPKVLGVKLTGKMPDWVSAKDVVLEMLRRYDVKGARGYVIEYYGPGLKELDTMDRHVIANMGTEMGATSTVFPSDEEVRRFMKQNNREDEWIELKADDGAEYDKDEEIVLDDIVPMIALPSSPGNVVPVSEVEGREIYQSYIGSSANPGYRDFWIASEIVKNRRVHEDVSFDVNPTSRQIIENMVKNGAMLYLVQSGARIHQAGCNGCIGMGQAPATGRNSLRTVPRNFPSRSGTSEDCVYLCSPETAAASALTGKITDPRNLEDLFGLTYPEYHEPEDYIINKEMLIAPSENGEEKELVKGPNISTMPDFDKISDFNVPVLLKMGDDISTDEILKAGAEVLPYRSNIPEISKFSFTVVDDTFYDRAMEAKEEHGGHIVVAGSNYAQGSSREHAAIAPRYLGQKAVIAKNYARIGWQNLANFGIAPLEFTDESDYDAIDKGDLIRIENLREQLKSGDTVQVKNETKDTELTVKHTLSGRQLEALLAGSVINLYKEQN
- the folE gene encoding GTP cyclohydrolase I FolE, producing MSKDKNILDTLDLNHSEAEEIGDNHLSTSVQTPLRKDAFELTDSEKIEVIEKHFAEIMHALGLDLTDESLSGTPRRVAKMYVKEIFQGLNPVNRPDTRKFGNKYEYGDMVVVKNINVTSFCEHHFLPFIGKAHVAYFSSGKVIGLSKINRMVDYYARRPQVQERLTLQIAEELQESLETDDVAVFIESKHFCVSTRGIQDRESSTVTTEYRGRFKEKEIQQRFIDYMKAEMMV
- a CDS encoding four helix bundle protein, producing the protein MAKTYRELDIYRVSFDLFIETHRFTLKLPKYELYELGSQLRRSSDSVNTNIVEGYGRKRYKKDFVKFLTYSHASNDETVNHLRKLLILYPELNNEIRALCQKYDQLGGRIYAFTDYVEKNWRTK